TCCACCACCATCGCCTGCTCCGCACCATTCGAATCATAGTGCTCCATCATCGCTACGGTTTCCTTATTCATTACATACTTTCTTCGTATCATCATTCCGTTCACTCCCCATTTCCATAATGATTTTTTAGGAGTATACTAAGACATAGAGTCAGGTATACGCCTGCTCGCACCCCTTAGGTGACAGTCTACCGGGACAATCCCACCTAGGGGGTTTTGTTATTTCCCTCACATTTATTTCACTTCCCTTAAAGGGTATACAGCCAACGGACCATCGCTTTAATAGAGTGTTTATCGTTGCTTAGCTGAAATATGGACGGTCTTCCTTTATATGTTCCATTAAACTCCTTCCAAACCGGATTGGCCGGGCTCCAGTCCACCGCTTTCAACTTTGACATCCTTGTGGAAATCAACTGTTTTCTTTGTTCGAAAAGCCGGTTTTCCATTTGATCATTCGCATAAAGGGCAACCGCAACGAAAAGCGGGTAGCTGGCGAGCATGCATTGCGTGTGATCCCCCATTCGTTCAGGCGGGAACATTTCGAATAGTTCATTAAAATATAGATGAACGAGGGTGATGTATTCGCTGTTTTCAAGCGAACATGAAGATACCTTCTCTTCAATGTTTACGTATACCCTGCCTGTCATGAAGATGCCGATGACTTGCCTTAGCTGCGATAAGGACAGCAGGTTCTTGTTTGCCGGACGGTTGATGGAGCGTTTTTCGAGTTCGACACCGGCAGTTTTTAAGTCTTGATGGGTATGAAGCACCTGGTTGGTGATGACATTGAGGTTGTTTCGCGAGTCGAATGAAATCCGTTTGGATAAGGCCACTTTCTTGCCTTTTAGATTGAGATCCAAGTATAACTGTGATTCCTCAGCCGCTGTAAGTCCCTCGAATACTTGGACGGCAATCGAGCTATCCTTCATGAGTGAATCCAGTTTGTAGGCTTGTTTAACTTTTTCTTCATCCTGTTTTAATGCTTTAAGGATACTGTCCTCCAATTGGGCAAAGGCCGCTATTCGTTGGGTACCGTCAATCATCGTTAGCCGGGTGGCTTCCGTAAGGGTGAGGGTTCCTTCCCTGCAGTTGGCAACGAGCGGCGGCAGGTAGATTTGATTCGTTAACGCGTTTTCCAATAGATAATTCTTGATCGATCGAACGCGCAGCTGATTCGTATCCCTCGTGGCGATTTGACCATTACGGTACATATCGACCAGTTCCATGATGGAATAAGAGACGATTGTCCTTCGCTTCCTGTCCAATTCACTTAGTATCATGCATCCATCCTCCTTCGATTTTCCGTTTGAATTGGAGAGCCGTTTTCTGGATGGCGTTCGTGGTGGAGTGGTTTTTGACTCTTTTTTTTACGGGATCGTACATGTGCGAAAACAGCTCGTCATCATGCTTCCATGTACAGCCCGCCTTCAGCTGCCGCATGTGATCGATTGCTTCTTCATAGGGGATTTCATGATGCAGGTGGAGTTGCTGGATTGTTTGGGCAAGAGCTATTTGGATGCCGGAATAGCCTGATGAGTATGTCTTCCGGTCTGTCATCCTTTTCGGAAAGATATCCAGCCATGCTTCGAAAAATGCTTGTGCAATCGCGAGGATTTCGTCCTTTGTGAACTCTCCTAGTTTGGCTTTACCGGTCATTGTGGTGATCTTTCCTTCAAATAAAGCGATGAGACAGCGCCTCATGATCGTTAGCGAGGTCAAGGCGGTACTGTTCACGGTTATCCTGGACAACGTGTTTTCTATCACCATCTTGCTTTCCAATTTATCGGCTATGATTCTTGTTAGTTCAGCATATTCATCACGCTGGTCGTATTTCATCACCAAGCCGACATGAGGCTCTTTTCGCTTCGTATTAATATCATTGAATAGCTGCCTTTCTTCTTCCGTTTCCAGGTTTAAATAGATTTGGATGGTGACCGGGTAGGACTTTAGCTTATCGATTTGGCTTTGCAGTTTTTTTGCTTCGGCAAAATGGCCGATTTCTTCTTCCGTTTCCTTGCGTGCCCTCAAATGACTGATGGCTGACACCAGAGCGTACGTTCGGTGCTGACCATCGAGTATATAGATTTTACTTCCTGGAGGCAACTCCCCTCCACCGGGCACTTCTTTGATCGCTCCCCTGCTCGAGAAGATGAACGGGGAAAAGTAGAAGTCTCCCTCCGAAACAGAGTCCATGATGAATTCCCTGATTTCTGCCCTTCGTTTGTGATCAAGCTTTCTTTGAACCGACTCATCAACCTCGAAAATGGCCTCCAATGTCGAGAATTGGATTTGCGAGATTAATATTCTCTTTCCAAATTGGGTAAAACTGCTCCCTGCAATCGACACTTTCATTTCTTGATATGTCATGCTCTTCACCTCTCTGCGACCATTATCCTATTTTGTGCTTTATTTGTAAAATCGCTTTCATTTTATACACTTCTAAAATTCACTCCCTTTTGTGACTCATTAACCTGTTAAATTAGCTTACTCTTTACAACAATCCACTAAAGAGATATAATTTTTAATTTCCGTTTTTTATCCGTTCATTCCAACCCATATTGACCGATTAGTTTGTGACCATTCTGTGAATCATTAGCGAATACCATGTCAAAAAGTGATATAAAATGACATTTTTGTTAATAAACCACCACACTAAAAAATAAAGGTTCAATCGTAATAGAATTGAATCACGATTGAACCTTTGAGATTTCCCCGTTGCCTATTGCTCATAAAGTGAATCGTTCATTCACATCCGATCCTGCGATTTTGGTCCGGGAGAACCTGTTTGTCTTGCCTGTTCGTGCAAAGAAGCAAGAGAAGAAATATTCTTGTCACTTATCCAGATTCGCATTTGAAAGCGCCTTGAATAACCATTACAACTGAAGGTAAACTCAAACAAATAGACGGAAGGCCGCCGAGGGATCTCTCGACGGCCTTCCGTTATTGTTATTCTGTCAGCTTCACTTCAATCGCCAAATTACGTAAATAATCCAATAATGGCCGTACCTTCTCTGGTGCTGTCGTATCTGTAAATGAGAAGGACTGCTTCTTCGTTTCCCCAGCGATATCAAGCTGATAGGAAAATGCATCGGCCCCTTGAGACTTGATTCCTGCCATTTTGCTTAACGATAGGCTGGAAAGATCGGCTGTGTCCATTAGACGCTGCAATTCCTCATGTTTTCCCTGCGGTAATTCTTCTGTATCTATCACCACATTCAAATCGAGGTTGGCCATTCCCCCGACACAGCTAAATTGGATGCGCATGTTAGTATTAGCCTCCCATTTCTTTCAATTTAACTATTCAGGCAGCCCGACAGCTTTAAACGCTTCTTCAATCGTTTTGATCGCTGCATGAGGCACCTTGCCACCATCCGCAAGCTTTTGGGCAGCCTTGATGACAACTTGTACGAATTGATTGAAATTCGCTGTCGCAAATAAATTCT
This genomic stretch from Peribacillus muralis harbors:
- a CDS encoding protealysin inhibitor emfourin codes for the protein MRIQFSCVGGMANLDLNVVIDTEELPQGKHEELQRLMDTADLSSLSLSKMAGIKSQGADAFSYQLDIAGETKKQSFSFTDTTAPEKVRPLLDYLRNLAIEVKLTE
- a CDS encoding DNA sulfur modification protein DndB — translated: MTYQEMKVSIAGSSFTQFGKRILISQIQFSTLEAIFEVDESVQRKLDHKRRAEIREFIMDSVSEGDFYFSPFIFSSRGAIKEVPGGGELPPGSKIYILDGQHRTYALVSAISHLRARKETEEEIGHFAEAKKLQSQIDKLKSYPVTIQIYLNLETEEERQLFNDINTKRKEPHVGLVMKYDQRDEYAELTRIIADKLESKMVIENTLSRITVNSTALTSLTIMRRCLIALFEGKITTMTGKAKLGEFTKDEILAIAQAFFEAWLDIFPKRMTDRKTYSSGYSGIQIALAQTIQQLHLHHEIPYEEAIDHMRQLKAGCTWKHDDELFSHMYDPVKKRVKNHSTTNAIQKTALQFKRKIEGGWMHDTK
- a CDS encoding DNA sulfur modification protein DndB; translation: MILSELDRKRRTIVSYSIMELVDMYRNGQIATRDTNQLRVRSIKNYLLENALTNQIYLPPLVANCREGTLTLTEATRLTMIDGTQRIAAFAQLEDSILKALKQDEEKVKQAYKLDSLMKDSSIAVQVFEGLTAAEESQLYLDLNLKGKKVALSKRISFDSRNNLNVITNQVLHTHQDLKTAGVELEKRSINRPANKNLLSLSQLRQVIGIFMTGRVYVNIEEKVSSCSLENSEYITLVHLYFNELFEMFPPERMGDHTQCMLASYPLFVAVALYANDQMENRLFEQRKQLISTRMSKLKAVDWSPANPVWKEFNGTYKGRPSIFQLSNDKHSIKAMVRWLYTL